One Heyndrickxia oleronia genomic window, GTACACATTCGCAATATGTTCTAGAAAACAAAAAATTTATTTTAGAAACATATGATAAAAACAAAGATAAAGAAAAGTTTAATCAAGCATTAGATCGTGTAGGTACAGTGGCGAAAAATTTCCAAACGAACGTAACTCTCTATAAACGTGAAGATGGTGGTATAGCAGGGGAATCGGATAAGTTAAAAAAGGTAAAGGATTACTCAATACGTGTAAATGATCCTTTGAAAATGGAGCATTACCGACTATATCAAATGAGTTACACCCTTGATGAACTAAAAGCAATGTCGTTTAAATTACAAAATAAAAAGAATGGACAATCATTGGGTGAATTTAAAATTGATTTATATAACCCGAAAGATGTTTATGATTTGAAAAATGGGTATAAAGTAGAACTAATGGGTTATTATCCTGATTTTAGTGGGATTTCTAAAGAAGGAGAACCACAAACGAAAACTTCTGTACCTAATAATCCTGCATTCTTATTTAATATGATTTCACCTGAACATCCAAAAGGTGAAGTTAGTTTAATTGGAATAAAATTAAATCAAGAACCATTAGGTGAAAATGATTATAAAATTGCATTTTCATCAATCGATACTCGTAATGCAACAATTCTAACCGTTCGAAAAGATTTAACCCTTTGGATATTAGCTCTCGGTGGACTTATTTTTATGATAGGTGTCGTTCAAGGCATGTACTGGAATCATCGTAGAATATGGATTAGGCGTGTGAATGGTGAAGTTCTAGTTGCTGCACACACCAACAAAAATTGGTATGGCATAAAGAACGAAATTAAGTATATTTTACAAGGTACAAATGTTCCTGAACCAGTAGATCAGCAGGATAAGAAAAAAGACAAACATTAAGGAGGGGCGAATTTGTCTGAATTAGTTAAGATTAGTAGTAATTTATTATATGCAGCTTTTATTCTATATTTATTAGGCACTTTTTTCTTCGGAGGAGCAATTAGGCAAAAAAAGATTCATGGGAATGAAGAAAAGCCGAATCGTTGGGGGACGATTGCAGTAATTGTCTCTATAATTGGCTTTATTGCTCAATTAGGTTACTTTATCCTTCGATGGATTGCATCTGGTCATGCACCAGTTAGTAATATGTTTGAATTTGTAACGTTCTTTGGTATGATGCTAGTAGCAGCATTTATTGTGATCAACTTTATTTATAAAACTCCAGTCCTTGGGTTGTTTGCATTACCAATTGCATTACTTGTTATAGCATTTGCAAGCATGTTCCCAGGAGAACTGAATCCATTAGTGCCATCATTAAAAAGCCATTGGTTATACATACATGTTACAACCGTTGCAGCAGGAGAGGCGATATTGGCCATTAGTTTTGCTGCAGGATTAATCTATTTAGTTAAATGCATTGATCAATCTAAAAAGTCTGCTCGAACATTTCTTTTAGAACTAGTAATGTTTTCGCTAATTGCAGTTTTAGGTTTTGTCATTTGTTCGGTTATTTTTAAAGCAGGTCATTATGAAGCCACATTTAATTGGGTGGATAAAAAAGGTGTTGAACAGACTGGATTGAAATATGAGCTACCAGCATTGATTGGACCTCATGAAGGTGAATTGCAAACACCGGATCGATTCAAACCACTATTTAATGTGCCTGGTATTGTAAATGCAGTGAAATTGAATACAGTTATTTGGTCACTTATTTCTGGTATTATTATTTACTTACTCGTAAGAGTCATTGCAAGAAAACGAATTGGCGCACTATTAAAGCCACTGACTAAAAATTTGAAATTAGATTTTGTTGATGAAATTAGCTACCGTTCAGTAATTATTGGTTTTCCTGTATTTACTTTAGGTGGTTTGATCTTTGCCATGATTTGGGCCCAGATTGCCTGGAGTCGTCCGTGGGGCTGGGATCCAAAAGAGGTATGGGCTCTTGTTACTTGGTTATTCTATGCAGCATTTTTACATTTACGTTTATCAAAAGGCTGGCATGGTGAAAAATCTGCATGGCTAGCAGTTGTTGGTTTTGCTATTATTATGTTTAATCTAGTAGCTGTTAACCTTGTAATAGCAGGTCTTCATTCATATGCATCCAATTAATTATTAGGACATATAAAAATTTTCGTAAAGTTTGTTGCTTTTTTATAAGCCCTTATATTGGATATTACAATAATTAATGGGCTCAACGTTTTTATGAAGTTTGTACCTCTTTTCTCAAAGGAAGGAAGACTTATTGGTCTTCCACCTATTTTTACTAATTTAAACAATACTTAAATGCAACAATGTTTGAGAAAGAGTCAAAACAAAAAAGCCTTCACTTTTGTGGAGGCTTTTTTAAGAAAGTAATGACAATACAAGATTCATTTTCTTTTTTCATATATAATTTATTATGAGTAAAGAATTTGAATGGTAGTCTATGATAGGGGGATTAAAAATGGATTTTGAAGCAAGAATTTTAGTCGTAGATGATGAAGATAGAATTCGTAGATTATTGAGAATGTATCTTGAGAGAGAAAACTATTATATCGAAGAAGCAGGAGATGGTGAGTCAGCATTAGAAATGGCTTTAACTAATGATTATGATTGTATTCTGCTAGATTTGATGATGCCAGGTAAAAATGGGATAGATGTTTGTAAAGAACTACGTGAAAAAAAAGCTACTCCTGTCATAATGCTTACAGCAAAAGGGGAAGAAGCAAACCGTGTAGAAGGATTTGAAGTTGGTACAGATGATTATATTGTAAAACCATTCAGTCCTAGAGAAGTGGTTTTACGTGTAAAAGCTTTACTAAGAAGATCATCTTCTACAAGCTTTTTAAATACAGATACAAAAACGAAGGATATGATCGTTTTTCCTCATCTTACTATTGATAATGATGCACACCGAGTTAGTGCCGATGGTAAAGAAGTAAACTTAACTCCAAAGGAATATGAATTATTATATTTCCTCGCTAAATCACCAGATAAGGTATTTGATCGAGAGCACTTATTAAAAGAAGTTTGGCATTATGAATTTTTCGGTGATCTACGTACAGTCGATACACATGTAAAAAGACTTCGTGAAAAACTAAATCGTGTGTCAGAACAAGCGGCTAAGATGATTGTCACGGTTTGGGGTGTCGGATATAAATTTGAGGTTACCACGGAATGAGATTATGGCGAAGTGTTGTCGGAAAACTCTGGCTAACGATTTTATTTTTAGTATGTTTCGTTCTTTTTATATTAACGATTCTATTGCTTGAGTTTTTCGAGAACTACCATGTAGGGCAGATTGAAAAAGATTTATCTAATACAGCTCATAAAGTAGCTAATATTGTGGAGACACATTCTGGTGATGATCTTGGAAAAGAGTTGGCTCTGGAATTCGTCGATCGATCAATGAAAGTAATGATTGCATACAGCAAGGATAATGTTTATTATTCTCCAAATATTCATGCGAAGGATAAAATACCTCCGAGTACAATTTTAAACGATCCGGAATTTTCAGCAGTATTTAATAATGGGAAGAGTAAAAGAAAAGAATTTGCTGCCCCGAGTAACAACACGAATAATAGATATGAAAATGTGATCGTTGCTGCTGTTCCATTACATGTAACTGACAATAGCAATGGGGCTATTTTTATTTATCGGTCGTTAGATATTTTGCAAGAAACGACAAAACAAACAACAAGGCTCATATTATTAGCAGCTGGAATTGCTATTATATTAACTACTGGTTTTGCGTTCTTTTTATCAACTAGAATAGCAGCTCCATTAAGAAAAATGCGTGAAGCAGTTTTTGAAATTACTAAAGGTAAATTTGATAAAAAGGTGCCGATATTAACCCATGATGAAATTGGGGAGTTAGCTACTGCTTTCAATCAAATGGGAAAACAACTAAAGTTTAATATAAATGCTTTAAATCAAGAAAAGGAACAGCTTAGAAGTATTTTAAGTAGTATGGCAGATGGAGTCTTAACATTGAATCGTGATGGAACGATATTAATAACAAATCCACCTGCTGAAAAATTTCTTCAACAATGGTTTTATGAACAAGGTGAAGATGAAACATTTTTAGCTCCAGAGGAATTGCTATTACAAAAGGTTCTTGAAACTGAAATGGAGCAAACAGGTGAAATTACGATTCAAGGTAGGACCTATGTTATCATAGTTAGCCCCCTCTATAATCAAGAGAGTGTAAGAGGGGCAGTAGTAGTCATTCGTGATATGACAGAAGAAAGGCGATTAGATAAGCTTCGAGACGATTTTATAGCCAATGTATCACATGAGTTAAGAACGCCTGTAGCAATGCTGCAAGGATATAGTGAGGCGATCATTGACGATATCGCTGCATCTGATGAAGAGAAAAAGGAATTTGCAAAAATTATTTACGATGAAACATTAAGAATAGGTAGACTTGTTAATGAACTATTAGATTTAGCTAGAATGGAAGCAGGTCATATTTCCTTAGTAAAAGATGACATACCGATTCACACATTTATTGAAAGAGTAACGAATAAATTTAATGGTTTAGCAAAGGAAAACCATGTCCATTTAAGCTGTGAAATACAATCTACTAGAGAAACGTTTTTCATTGATTCAGACCGCATTGAACAAGTTTTAACAAATTTAATCGATAATGCAATCAGACATACACCAGAGAATGGGAATGTCAAAGTAAAGTTTGAGGAAACCAATAAAGGGTTCCAGATTAATGTCGAAGATAATGGTTCTGGGATACCTGAAGAAGATATTCCATTTGTTTTTGAACGATTCTATAAGGCGGATAAGGCGAGAACACGTGGTAAATCTGGTACAGGGTTAGGATTAGCAATTGCTAAAAATATTGTAGAAGCCCATGATGGAAATATAACTGTTAAAAGCAAGGTTGGACAAGGGACGACATTTTCCTTCTTTTTACCTAAGTAAATGAATAATGATTGATGAATGCTGCCGAGAAATCTTGTTTCATGAGAAACAAGCACTGAAAATATCATAATAAAAATATTATGACAAAAAAGCGCTATAAAATGTAGCGCTTTTTTTTTCGGATTTTGGTAGTATAAACTCATAAAGGGAATAGTTTTCGAAATTAATTGAAACTTATCCTTATTGATAGCGACTAAATATATAACGGAGGAGGGAGATGAATGGACTCCGTTTTCAATGATTTACATCAAAGATATCATCGCGATCTTTTTCAATTCTTATTTTATATGGTAAAAAGTCGTGAACTAGCTGAGGACTTAGTTCAAGAGGTATATATTAGAGTATTAAAAGCTTATCAAAATTTTGAAGGAAAAAGCTCAGAAAAAACGTGGTTATTTTCCATTGCTCGAAATGTAGCAATTGATTATTTTCGTAAGCAAAAAAGTTGGAAAAAAAAATTATTAGATACGTTTGACTGGAATCGCAGCCAATTAAAAGATTCGTCTGCCTTACCTGAAGAAATAATTATTCAAAGTGATGATATGAGAAAATTATATGAGTGTTTGGATCATTGTACTCAAGATCAAAAAATGGTGATTATTATGCGCTATTTTAATGAGTTAACGATTGCAGAAACGGCAGAAATACTTGGATGGTCAGAAAGTAAAGTGAAAATTACACAACATCGTACACTGAAAATCTTGCGAGAAATGATGGTAGAAAAGGGTCAGGAAGGGGGAGTACAACGGTATGGCTGAGTATGAAAATGAAGAAGAATATATAAAAAATCTTTTGATGAATATGCCAAAAATGAGTGATCAACGGAGTCCTGAGGAAATTTACAGAAATATAAAATATAAAGTAGAAAAAAAACAAAGTAAAAAGAAAATGCTAATGATTCCGTCCGTCATCATTGCCACTTTTGCTATCATTGTTGTGTTAATATCATCTTCCTTCAAGCAATCTAATCCTAATGAAATAGCGAAATCTACAATCGATACTAAAAAAGAATCAATAGAAAATAAAGTAATCATAGACCAAGATCAGCAAAATATTGAACATAATTCGCAGTTTTCTTACTCAGAGAAAAGAGATGCCAGTCCAGATGAAGGAATAGTTAGTGAGTTTTCTACACGTACGATTAATGAGAAAAGCACGCTAGCGATATATGAACAAGATTTGCAACAAAATGATATGTTTACCTATGGAGTTTTTACGAAAGACGCTATCCTAGTACCAATAAGTGTGGAGGTTTCCAAATCGGATATTGATTGGTTTACTAATTATTTGCAAACTGCTGAAGCGTTACCA contains:
- the resB gene encoding cytochrome c biogenesis protein ResB, encoding MKEIKCVCGHVNPIGTILCESCGRALTDEAKQEKLHDMRYEGSARRSQTYNKTIVDKIWNFFSSVKVGVWLIVITLIASALGTILPQEEYINSLTPEQYYKDEYGWFGELWFKLGFQDLYSSWWYLLLVASIGVSLVICSLDRFIPLHRALKTQKIGRHEGFLKRQRLYIRSEVELTDNHFDLIKQNLKAKRYKIREEDGSILAEKGRFSRWGPYVNHIGLIIFLIGALLRSVPGMYVDETLKLREGEKKVIPGTHSQYVLENKKFILETYDKNKDKEKFNQALDRVGTVAKNFQTNVTLYKREDGGIAGESDKLKKVKDYSIRVNDPLKMEHYRLYQMSYTLDELKAMSFKLQNKKNGQSLGEFKIDLYNPKDVYDLKNGYKVELMGYYPDFSGISKEGEPQTKTSVPNNPAFLFNMISPEHPKGEVSLIGIKLNQEPLGENDYKIAFSSIDTRNATILTVRKDLTLWILALGGLIFMIGVVQGMYWNHRRIWIRRVNGEVLVAAHTNKNWYGIKNEIKYILQGTNVPEPVDQQDKKKDKH
- the sigX gene encoding RNA polymerase sigma factor SigX, giving the protein MDSVFNDLHQRYHRDLFQFLFYMVKSRELAEDLVQEVYIRVLKAYQNFEGKSSEKTWLFSIARNVAIDYFRKQKSWKKKLLDTFDWNRSQLKDSSALPEEIIIQSDDMRKLYECLDHCTQDQKMVIIMRYFNELTIAETAEILGWSESKVKITQHRTLKILREMMVEKGQEGGVQRYG
- the ccsB gene encoding c-type cytochrome biogenesis protein CcsB produces the protein MSELVKISSNLLYAAFILYLLGTFFFGGAIRQKKIHGNEEKPNRWGTIAVIVSIIGFIAQLGYFILRWIASGHAPVSNMFEFVTFFGMMLVAAFIVINFIYKTPVLGLFALPIALLVIAFASMFPGELNPLVPSLKSHWLYIHVTTVAAGEAILAISFAAGLIYLVKCIDQSKKSARTFLLELVMFSLIAVLGFVICSVIFKAGHYEATFNWVDKKGVEQTGLKYELPALIGPHEGELQTPDRFKPLFNVPGIVNAVKLNTVIWSLISGIIIYLLVRVIARKRIGALLKPLTKNLKLDFVDEISYRSVIIGFPVFTLGGLIFAMIWAQIAWSRPWGWDPKEVWALVTWLFYAAFLHLRLSKGWHGEKSAWLAVVGFAIIMFNLVAVNLVIAGLHSYASN
- a CDS encoding response regulator transcription factor; amino-acid sequence: MDFEARILVVDDEDRIRRLLRMYLERENYYIEEAGDGESALEMALTNDYDCILLDLMMPGKNGIDVCKELREKKATPVIMLTAKGEEANRVEGFEVGTDDYIVKPFSPREVVLRVKALLRRSSSTSFLNTDTKTKDMIVFPHLTIDNDAHRVSADGKEVNLTPKEYELLYFLAKSPDKVFDREHLLKEVWHYEFFGDLRTVDTHVKRLREKLNRVSEQAAKMIVTVWGVGYKFEVTTE
- a CDS encoding ATP-binding protein, which codes for MRLWRSVVGKLWLTILFLVCFVLFILTILLLEFFENYHVGQIEKDLSNTAHKVANIVETHSGDDLGKELALEFVDRSMKVMIAYSKDNVYYSPNIHAKDKIPPSTILNDPEFSAVFNNGKSKRKEFAAPSNNTNNRYENVIVAAVPLHVTDNSNGAIFIYRSLDILQETTKQTTRLILLAAGIAIILTTGFAFFLSTRIAAPLRKMREAVFEITKGKFDKKVPILTHDEIGELATAFNQMGKQLKFNINALNQEKEQLRSILSSMADGVLTLNRDGTILITNPPAEKFLQQWFYEQGEDETFLAPEELLLQKVLETEMEQTGEITIQGRTYVIIVSPLYNQESVRGAVVVIRDMTEERRLDKLRDDFIANVSHELRTPVAMLQGYSEAIIDDIAASDEEKKEFAKIIYDETLRIGRLVNELLDLARMEAGHISLVKDDIPIHTFIERVTNKFNGLAKENHVHLSCEIQSTRETFFIDSDRIEQVLTNLIDNAIRHTPENGNVKVKFEETNKGFQINVEDNGSGIPEEDIPFVFERFYKADKARTRGKSGTGLGLAIAKNIVEAHDGNITVKSKVGQGTTFSFFLPK